The following coding sequences lie in one Silene latifolia isolate original U9 population chromosome 5, ASM4854445v1, whole genome shotgun sequence genomic window:
- the LOC141656262 gene encoding uncharacterized protein LOC141656262, with the protein MEDIWLFWKLLESPKQACSLVTTTLRCVRYRVCVAIDLHWPVFCHSCNNFWRKLLMLMLYWKYSIYTGFRSLLGLQSAALLVIMWSCFLSLTSVSCLLYVLISIAAAGVAVQYLGYTPGLFIVGFFAILILWMYANFWVTGTLFVVGGYLFSLNHARLVVLLAALCSIYCVKVRIGWLGPFLAVNLAFLSNDAFNYLLQWCDKLNESARFEEHKASEAFTENNFSGECDFSILSDESEEQSSSNSAGKTTSETASKTTCNSTSVLKCQKEPPPSQVLREDKNSLTEMKRILSCADHYEALGFPRHKKIDAVLLKKEYRKKAMLVHPDKNMGSPLASDSFKKLQCAYEVLSDSTKKRDYDEQLNKEGQKNLSQKSPSASNQETQEYFTEESRQIQCTKCGDSHTWVCTNRSKAKARWCQDCCQYHQAKDGDGWVEYKGSLVFKGPQKMEIPRAFVCAESKIFDVSEWAICQGMACRPNTHRPSFHVNMVGLEKTRRSNSSRFPWGLDAEMMEEEEEEEFEQWLQQALASGLFCETSKRRKTWSPFKLHQKKQWRRSSSGLT; encoded by the exons ATGGAGGATATTTGGTTGTTTTGGAAATTGTTGGAATCACCTAAACAAGCTTGTTCACTTGTTACAACAACTTTGAGGTGTGTTAGATATAGGGTTTGTGTCGCAATTGACCTACATTGGCCTGTCTTCTGTCATTCCTGCAATAATTTCTGGAGGAAGTTGTTGATGCTTATGCTTTATTGGAAGTATTCTATCTATACCGGCTTTCGATCGCTGCTTGGTTTACAATCCGCTGCATTGCTGGTTATTATGTGGAGTTGTTTCCTTAGCTTGACCTCCGTTTCCTGCCTCCTTTATGTCTTGATTAGTATA GCTGCTGCTGGAGTTGCTGTTCAGTACTTGGGATACACACCTGGACTCTTTATTGTAGGATTCTTTGCCATTTTGATCTTATGGATGTATGCAAACTTCTGGGTTACTGGGACATTGTTTGTTGTAGGAG GTTATTTATTTTCTCTGAATCATGCACGATTGGTGGTATTGTTGGCAGCTCTATGCTCTATATACTGTGTCAAAGTGCGAATAGGATGGCTTGGACCTTTCCTTGCTGTTAACCTTGCTTTTCTGTCCAacgatgcattcaattatttgttGCAGTGGTGTGACAAGCTAAATGAGAGTGCACGTTTTGAAGAGCACAAAGCTTCAGAAGCATTTACAGAAAATAACTTCTCTGGAGAGTGTGATTTTTCTATTTTATCGGATGAGTCTGAAGAGCAGTCCTCATCTAACTCAGCTGGCAAAACCACCAGTGAAACAGCTAGTAAAACCACTTGTAATTCAACCTCTGTCCTTAAATGTCAGAAAGAGCCTCCTCCTAGTCAGGTGCTCCGGGAAGACAAAAATTCTTTAACCGAAATGAAAAGGATACTAAGCTGTGCTGACCACTATGAAGCATTGGGATTTCCGAGGCACAAGAAAATTGATGCCGTGCTGCTGAAGAAAGAATATAGGAAAAAG GCCATGCTCGTGCATCCAGATAAAAATATGGGAAGTCCCTTAGCAAGTGATTCGTTTAAGAAGCTTCAATGTGCTTATGAG GTTCTTTCTGATTCAACTAAGAAAAGAGATTATGACGAGCAACTGAATAAGGAAGGACAAAAAAATCTCTCTCAAAAGTCTCCTAGTGCATCAAATCAG GAAACACAAGAATATTTTACTGAGGAGTCGAGACAGATACAATGCACAAAGTGTGGCGATTCACACACATGGGTCTGTACTAATCGGTCTAAGGCCAAGGCACGTTGGTGTCAG GATTGTTGTCAGTATCATCAAGCCAAGGATGGAGATGGATGGGTTGAATACAAGGGCTCATTGGTCTTCAAAGGACCACAAAAG ATGGAGATTCCACGTGCCTTCGTGTGTGCGGAAAGCAAGATCTTTGATGTGTCGGAGTGGGCCATCTGTCAG GGAATGGCGTGTCGACCCAATACCCATCGACCGAGTTTCCATGTAAACATGGTTGGCCTAGAGAAGACAAGACGTTCGAATTCGAGCAGATTCCCATGGGGTTTGGATGCTGAAatgatggaggaggaggaggaagaggagttTGAGCAGTGGCTTCAACAGGCTCTTGCGTCTGGTCTCTTCTGTGAGACCTCAAAGCGCCGCAAGACCTGGAGTCCTTTCAAATTGCATCAGAAGAAGCAGTGGCGCCGATCCTCATCGGGATTGACTTGA
- the LOC141656263 gene encoding eukaryotic peptide chain release factor subunit 1-3-like, with protein MTGDAHETDNNIEIWKIKKLIKALEAARGNGTSMISLIIPPRDQISRVTKMLGDEFGTASNIKSRVNRQSVLGAITSAQQRLKLYNKVPPKGLVLYTGTIITDDGKEKKVTIDFEPFKPINASLYLCDNKFHTESLNELLESDDKFGFIVMDGNGTLFGTLSGNTREVLHKFSVDLPKKHGRGGQSALRFARLRMEKRHNYVRKTAELATQFYINPQTSQPNVSGLILAGSADFKTELSQSDMFDQRLQTKILNVVDVSYGGESGFNQAIELSAEVLANVKFIQEKKLIGKYFEEISQDTGKYVFGVDDTLKGLEMGAVETLIVWENLDITRYILKNVSTGEIIIKHLNKEQETEQSNFRDPASGADLEVQEQMSLLEWFANEYKKFGCSLEFVTNKSQEGSQFCRGFGGIGGILRYQLDMRSFDDLSDDGEVFEDSE; from the coding sequence ATGACTGGTGATGCTCATGAAACTGACAACAACATTGAGATCTGGAAGATAAAGAAGCTGATCAAAGCATTAGAAGCTGCTAGGGGTAATGGTACCAGCATGATTTCATTAATTATTCCTCCTCGAGATCAAATTTCTCGTGTCACTAAAATGCTTGGTGATGAGTTTGGTACTGCTTCCAACATCAAAAGCAGGGTCAATCGTCAATCTGTGCTTGGTGCTATCACCTCTGCTCAACAGAGGTTGAAGCTTTACAATAAGGTCCCTCCTAAAggtcttgttctttacaccggcACCATTATCACTGATGATGGCAAGGAGAAGAAAGTCACTATTGACTTCGAACCTTTCAAGCCTATCAATGCCTCTCTTTATCTTTGTGACAACAAGTTCCATACTGAATCTCTCAATGAACTCCTTGAATCCGATGACAAATTTGGCTTCATTGTCATGGATGGTAATGGTACCCTTTTTGGTACTCTTAGTGGCAACACCCGAGAAGTCCTTCACaaatttagtgttgatttgcctAAGAAGCATGGCCGAGGTGGCCAGTCTGCTTTGCGCTTTGCCCGTCTCCGCATGGAGAAGCGTCATAACTATGTTAGGAAGACTGCCGAGCTGGCTACTCAATTCTACATCAATCCCCAGACTAGCCAGCCCAATGTGTCTGGCCTTATCCTTGCTGGCTCTGCAGACTTTAAGACTGAGCTCAGTCAATCTGACATGTTTGATCAACGTCTTCAAACTAAGATTCTTAATGTAGTCGATGTTTCTTATGGTGGTGAGAGTGGGTTCAATCAGGCTATTGAGCTGTCTGCTGAGGTCCTTGCTAATGTCAAATTCATTCAGGAGAAGAAGTTGATTGGCAAGTACTTTGAGGAAATTAGTCAGGACACGGGAAAGTACGTATTTGGCGTTGATGACACTCTCAAGGGTTTGGAGATGGGTGCTGTAGAAACTCTGATTGTTTGGGAGAACTTAGATATTACAAGGTACATACTCAAAAATGTCTCCACCGGGGAAATCATAATTAAGCACTTGAACAAGGAACAAGAGACAGAACAGAGTAACTTCCGGGACCCAGCCAGTGGTGCAGACCTTGAAGTGCAGGAGCAAATGTCACTGCTTGAATGGTTTGCTAACGAGTACAAGAAATTTGGGTGCTCCCTGGAATTTGTGACCAACAAATCACAAGAAGGGTCACAGTTCTGCCGCGGCTTTGGTGGCATTGGGGGGATTCTTCGCTACCAGCTAGACATGCGTTCCTTTGATGACTTATCAGATGATGGTGAAGTGTTTGAAGATTCTGAATAG
- the LOC141656264 gene encoding 9-cis-epoxycarotenoid dioxygenase NCED2, chloroplastic-like: MAYAGISTSSNCNTTTSSTSWVNKSRVNPLGSPKRQLNWPNKHNHSIHSSLHLPLLDSPITQTTTKKKSITTISPKHTTTTTTIRKQQQQQQQAPSGVWNPLQKAAAAALDVVEQALNSWETKTPLPKTSDPAVQIAGNFAPVAEHPVQHNLPVTGTIPDCIRGAYVRNGANPLYEPSAGHHLFDGDGMIHTVNFKSDGSASYACRFTETNRLIQERSLGRPFFPKAIGELHGHSGIGRLALFYTRSLLGLLDHSNGIGVANAGVVYFNNRLLAMSEDDIPYHVRVTPSGDLQTAGRYDFDGQLSSTMIAHPKVDPVTGELFALSYDVIKKPYLKYFRFNAEDGSKSPDVDIKLETPTMMHDFAITQNCVIIPDSQVVFKLQEMIRGGSPVVYDKQKVSRFGILPKYATDANDMQWIEVPECFCFHLWNAWEEPETDEIVVIGSCMTPADSIFNECDDNLSSVLSEIRLNRKTGKSTRREILSASDQMNLEAGMVNRNMLGRKTRYAYLAIAEPWPKVCGFAKVDLLTGQVTKFIYGDDKYGGEPLFLPRDENSNGEDDGHILAFVHDEDKWTSELQIVNAATMEVVATVAMPSRVPYGFHGTFIPATHLQTQA, translated from the coding sequence ATGGCATATGCAGGAATATCAACAAGTAGTAATTGTAATACTACTACCAGTAGTACTAGTTGGGTAAATAAATCCAGAGTAAATCCATTGGGGTCCCCTAAAAGACAGTTAAATTGGCCCAACAAACATAATCATTCAATACATTCTTCCCTCCATTTACCTCTACTAGACTCCCCAATTacccaaacaacaacaaaaaagaaaAGCATCACCACCATTTCACCCAAACATacaacaacaactactactattagaaagcagcagcagcagcagcagcaggcgcCTAGTGGTGTTTGGAACCCATTACAGAAGGCTGCCGCGGCGGCCTTAGACGTTGTGGAGCAGGCCTTGAATTCATGGGAAACCAAGACTCCTCTCCCCAAGACATCTGATCCAGCTGTCCAAATAGCTGGCAATTTCGCCCCTGTAGCAGAGCACCCTGTCCAACACAACCTCCCTGTCACCGGCACCATTCCTGATTGCATTAGAGGTGCCTATGTTCGCAACGGAGCTAACCCTCTCTATGAACCCTCAGCAGGCCACCACCTCTTCGACGGCGATGGTATGATTCACACCGTCAACTTCAAGTCTGACGGCTCTGCCAGCTACGCCTGCCGCTTTACGGAGACCAACAGGCTTATTCAAGAGAGGTCCTTGGGGAGGCCCTTTTTTCCCAAGGCCATTGGGGAGCTTCACGGCCACTCCGGTATCGGAAGGCTCGCATTGTTCTACACCCGCTCCTTATTAGGTCTGCTGGATCACTCCAACGGCATTGGAGTCGCCAACGCAGGGGTCGTCTATTTCAACAACCGTCTCCTTGCCATGTCGGAGGATGACATTCCCTATCACGTGAGGGTCACCCCGTCAGGTGACCTTCAGACAGCAGGCAGGTACGACTTTGACGGTCAGCTAAGCTCTACCATGATTGCCCACCCCAAGGTGGACCCCGTTACAGGGGAGTTATTCGCGTTGAGCTATGACGTCATCAAGAAGCCGTACCTCAAGTACTTCAGGTTCAATGCGGAAGACGGCAGCAAGTCCCCTGATGTAGACATCAAACTGGAAACCCCAACCATGATGCACGATTTCGCCATCACCCAAAATTGCGTCATCATTCCAGACAGTCAGGTGGTGTTCAAGCTCCAGGAGATGATCAGGGGTGGTTCTCCGGTGGTGTACGATAAACAAAAGGTGTCTCGCTTTGGAATTCTACCCAAGTACGCCACGGATGCCAATGATATGCAGTGGATAGAGGTCCCTGAATGCTTCTGCTTTCATCTCTGGAATGCTTGGGAGGAACCTGAGACTGACGAAATTGTGGTGATTGGATCCTGTATGACCCCCGCCGATTCCATTTTCAACGAATGTGACGACAATTTAAGCAGCGTCCTTTCAGAAATCAGACTCAACAGAAAGACAGGCAAATCAACTCGCCGTGAAATTCTGTCGGCTTCTGATCAGATGAACTTAGAGGCAGGGATGGTGAACCGGAACATGCTAGGTAGGAAGACGAGATACGCGTACCTAGCCATAGCGGAGCCGTGGCCCAAGGTGTGTGGGTTCGCCAAGGTAGACTTGTTGACAGGGCAAGTAACAAAGTTTATCTACGGGGATGACAAATATGGAGGAGAGCCGCTGTTCCTTCCAAGGGATGAAAACAGTAATGGGGAAGACGACGGACACATACTGGCGTtcgtccatgatgaggacaaatGGACGTCGGAGCTGCAGATAGTGAATGCGGCCACAATGGAGGTGGTGGCAACAGTGGCAATGCCTTCAAGGGTACCTTACGGTTTCCATGGGACATTCATCCCAGCTACCCATTTACAGACGCAGGCATAA